A region from the Hydra vulgaris chromosome 10, alternate assembly HydraT2T_AEP genome encodes:
- the LOC100208156 gene encoding follistatin isoform X4: MNPYIYFLLFNIILLDGAFGNYKDQNKYNGCNDVLEWKDCKFYKSIGYCVQRAEKLLELCPRTCNLCDSLKVKENTCSDKDGPIDCNYLKNQGACLTHEALMIERCSKTCSLCDAKSKCDMLKCPKNKVCVVDKTTNEAKCECPTFCLYKNEYKKLGVVCATNGITYKDYCDLLYSNCQDEHNATVAFYGTCPADEPCEDSEQEKKSGFCDTWKNMGLCENDKNTMKTYCSRTCKLCPEKKALSPQHILFDGQCWDKTPKSLSSSSKECNACKDRFPELCVKFIQDCNSSFKNAQRFMKINCPAICGYCLSDHTKIGIKIFSHSGKKLTKTYSKLLNT; the protein is encoded by the exons atgaatcCTTATATATACTTTCtactatttaatataattttactaGATGGGGCGTTCGGTAATTATAaagatcaaaataaatata atggTTGTAATGACGTTTTAGAATGGAAAGActgcaagttttataaaagtataggGTATTGCGTGCAACGAGCTGAAAAACTGCTTGAGCTGTGTCCACGGACCTGTAATTTATGTG attcattaaaagttaaagaaaacaCATGCTCAGATAAAGATGGACCAATCGActgcaattatttaaaaaatcaaggcGCATGTTTAACTCATGAAGCGTTGATGATTGAGAGGTGTTCAAAAACTTGTTCACTATGTG ATGCAAAAAGCAAGTGCGACATGTTAAAATGCCCGAAAAACAAAGTGTGTGTAGTTGACAAAACAACAAACGAAGCTAAATGTGAATGTCCAACattttgtttgtataaaaaTGAATACAAGAAATTAGGAGTTGTATGCGCAACCAACGGGATAACTTATAAAGATTACTGTGATCTTTTATACAGCAATTGTCAAGATGAACATAATGCCACTGTAGCATTTTATGGAACTTGCCCTGCAGATG agcCGTGTGAAGATAgcgaacaagaaaaaaaatccgGATTTTGTGATACATGGAAAAACATGGGGTTAtgtgaaaatgataaaaatacaatGAAAACTTATTGTTCACGCACTTGCAAACTGTGtccagaaaaaa aagcGCTTTCTCCACAGCACATATTGTTTGATGGGCAATGTTGGGATAAGACTCCAAAATCTTTGTCAAGCAGCAGCAAAGAGTGTAAtg CTTGCAAAGACCGTTTCCCGGAATTATGCGTAAAATTTATACAAGATTGCAATTCTTCGTTCAAAAACGCACAAaggtttatgaaaataaattgtccAGCAATATGTGGATACTGtt tATCCGACCATACCAAAATTGGAATAAAGATTTTCAGTCATAGCGgcaaaaagttaacaaaaacatacTCCAAATTGCTAAACAcctaa
- the LOC100208156 gene encoding uncharacterized protein ZK643.6 isoform X5, whose protein sequence is MNPYIYFLLFNIILLDGAFGNYKDQNKYNGCNDVLEWKDCKFYKSIGYCVQRAEKLLELCPRTCNLCDSLKVKENTCSDKDGPIDCNYLKNQGACLTHEALMIERCSKTCSLCDAKSKCDMLKCPKNKVCVVDKTTNEAKCECPTFCLYKNEYKKLGVVCATNGITYKDYCDLLYSNCQDEHNATVAFYGTCPADEPCEDSEQEKKSGFCDTWKNMGLCENDKNTMKTYCSRTCKLCPEKKALSPQHILFDGQCWDKTPKSLSSSSKECNVSDHTKIGIKIFSHSGKKLTKTYSKLLNT, encoded by the exons atgaatcCTTATATATACTTTCtactatttaatataattttactaGATGGGGCGTTCGGTAATTATAaagatcaaaataaatata atggTTGTAATGACGTTTTAGAATGGAAAGActgcaagttttataaaagtataggGTATTGCGTGCAACGAGCTGAAAAACTGCTTGAGCTGTGTCCACGGACCTGTAATTTATGTG attcattaaaagttaaagaaaacaCATGCTCAGATAAAGATGGACCAATCGActgcaattatttaaaaaatcaaggcGCATGTTTAACTCATGAAGCGTTGATGATTGAGAGGTGTTCAAAAACTTGTTCACTATGTG ATGCAAAAAGCAAGTGCGACATGTTAAAATGCCCGAAAAACAAAGTGTGTGTAGTTGACAAAACAACAAACGAAGCTAAATGTGAATGTCCAACattttgtttgtataaaaaTGAATACAAGAAATTAGGAGTTGTATGCGCAACCAACGGGATAACTTATAAAGATTACTGTGATCTTTTATACAGCAATTGTCAAGATGAACATAATGCCACTGTAGCATTTTATGGAACTTGCCCTGCAGATG agcCGTGTGAAGATAgcgaacaagaaaaaaaatccgGATTTTGTGATACATGGAAAAACATGGGGTTAtgtgaaaatgataaaaatacaatGAAAACTTATTGTTCACGCACTTGCAAACTGTGtccagaaaaaa aagcGCTTTCTCCACAGCACATATTGTTTGATGGGCAATGTTGGGATAAGACTCCAAAATCTTTGTCAAGCAGCAGCAAAGAGTGTAAtg tATCCGACCATACCAAAATTGGAATAAAGATTTTCAGTCATAGCGgcaaaaagttaacaaaaacatacTCCAAATTGCTAAACAcctaa